A stretch of Gossypium hirsutum isolate 1008001.06 chromosome A06, Gossypium_hirsutum_v2.1, whole genome shotgun sequence DNA encodes these proteins:
- the LOC107962331 gene encoding coatomer subunit beta-1: protein MEKSCTLLIHFDKGTPAIANEIKEALEGNDVPAKIDAMKKAVMLLLNSETLTQLFITIVRYVLPSEDHTIQKLLLLYLEIIEKTDLKGRILPEMILICQNLRNNLQHPNEYIRGVTLRFLCRLNETEIIEPLIPSVLQNLEHRHPFIRRNAILAVMSIYKLPQGEQLLVDAPEMIEKVLSTEQDPSAKRNAFLMLFNCAHDRAINYLLTHVDRVSEWGELLQMVVLELIRKVCRTNRGEKGKYIKIIISLLNAPSTAVIYECAGTLVSLSSAPTAIRAAANTYCQLLLSQSDNNVKLIVLDRLNELKSSHRDIMVDLIMDVLRALSSPNLDIQRKTLDIVLELVTPRNINEVVLLLKKEVMKTQSGELEKNGEYRQMLIQAIHSCAIKFPEVASTVVHLMMDFLGDSNVASAIDVIVFVREIIETNPKLRVSIITRLLDTFYQIRAARVCSCALWIIGEYCLSPSEVESGIATIKQCLGELPFYSVSEEAEATDASKKTPQTNSITISSRRPAILADGTYATQSAASETAFSPPTIVQGSLTSGNLRSLLLTGDFFLAAVVACTLTKLVLRLEEVQPSKVEVNKATTQALLIFVSMLQLGQSPVLPHPIDNDSCDRIVLCIRLLCNTGDEIRKIWLQSCRQSFVKMLSEKQLQETEELKAKAQVSHAQPDDLIDFYHLKSRKGMSQLELEDEVQDDLKRATGEFVKDPDDANKLNRILQLTGFSDPVYAEAYVTVHHYDIVLDITVINRTRETLQNLCLELATMGDLKLVERPQNYTLAPESSKQIKANIKVSSTETGVIFGNIVYETSNVLERTVVVLNDIHIDIMDYISPAVCTDTAFRTMWAEFEWENKVAVNTVIKNEKEFLDHIIKSTNMKCLTAPSALDGECGFLAANLYAKSVFGEDALVNVSIEKQADGKLSGYIRIRSKTQGIALSLGDKITLKQKGGS from the exons ATGGAGAAGTCTTGTACACTTCTTATTCACTTTGACAAAGGAACACCAGCAATTGCTAATGAAATTAAGGAAGCACTCGAAGGCAATGATGTTCCTGCAAAGATTGATGCCATGAAGAAAGCAGTTATGCTTTTGTTGAATAGTGAAACTCTCACCCAGCTTTTTATTACCATTGTCAGATATGTTTTGCCTTCGGAGGATCACACCATCCAAAAACTTTTGCTTCTATACTTGGAGATAATTGAGAAAACTGATTTGAAAGGGAGGATATTACCTGAAATGATCTTAATATGCCAAAATTTGAGGAACAATCTTCAACATCCTAATGAATATATTCGTGGTGTGACCTTGAGATTTCTCTGCCGCTTGAATGAGACAGAGATCATTGAGCCACTAATCCCTTCAGTTTTGCAAAATCTGGAGCATCGGCATCCATTTATTCGTAGGAACGCTATATTGGCTGTCATGTCAATATATAAGCTTCCACAAGGCGAGCAGCTCCTGGTTGATGCACCTGAAATGATTGAGAAGGTCCTTTCGACAGAGCAGGATCCATCTGCCAAGCGAAATGCATTTCTTATGCTATTTAACTGTGCACACGATCGAGCCATTAATTACCTTTTGACCCATGTTGACAGGGTTTCCGAATGGGGTGAATTGCTTCAGATGGTTGTGTTGGAGCTGATTCGTAAGGTTTGCAGAACAAATCGTGGGGAGAAAGGGAAGTATATTAAGAttattatatctttattaaatgcCCCCTCAACTGCAGTTATTTATGAATGTGCTGGCACCCTTGTTTCTCTGTCATCTGCTCCTACTGCTATTAGAGCTGCTGCAAACACTTATTGTCAGCTTCTTCTTTCTCAAAGCGATAACAATGTGAAGCTTATTGTGCTAGATCGGCTGAATGAGCTCAAGTCTTCTCATAGAGATATTATGGTTGATTTGATCATGGATGTTCTTAGGGCACTTTCAAGTCCAAATCTTGACATCCAAAGGAAGACACTTGATATTGTTCTTGAGTTAGTAACTCCCCGAAACATCAATGAAGTTGTTCTTTTGTTGAAGAAGGAAGTGATGAAAACTCAAAGTGGAGAACTTGAGAAGAACGGAGAATACAGACAAATGCTTATTCAAGCTATCCATTCCTGCGCAATCAAGTTCCCAGAAGTTGCAAGTACAGTTGTGCATCTGATGATGGATTTCTTAGGAGACAGTAATGTTGCTTCAGCTATTGATGTTATAGTTTTTGTTCGAGAAATAATTGAAACCAACCCTAAACTTAGGGTGTCCATTATAACACGGTTGTTGGATACATTCTATCAGATTCGAGCTGCACGGGTTTGCTCCTGTGCCCTTTGGATCATCGGAGAATATTGCCTTTCTCCATCTGAAGTTGAGAGTGGCATAGCAACCATCAAGCAGTGTCTTGGAGAGCTGCCTTTCTACTCTGTTTCTGAGGAAGCGGAAGCTACTGATGCTTCCAAGAAAACTCCTCAAACAAACTCCATTACCATCTCCTCCAGGAGACCTGCTATTCTTGCTGATGGTACTTATGCAACCCAGAGTGCTGCATCTGAAACTGCTTTCTCCCCTCCTACCATTGTTCAGGGATCATTGACTTCTGGGAATCTCAGATCTCTTCTCCTCACTGGCGATTTTTTCCTCGCTGCAGTTGTTGCTTGCACACTGACTAAACTTGTTCTGAGACTGGAAGAGGTACAGCCTTCAAAAGTTGAAGTTAACAAAGCAACCACACAGGCATTGCTGATCTTTGTCTCTATGCTGCAATTAGGGCAATCTCCTGTTCTTCCACACCCAATTGATAATGATTCTTGCGATAGAATTGTTCTGTGCATAAGATTATTGTGCAATACTGGTGATGAGATCAGAAAAATATGGTTGCAGTCTTGCCGTCAGAGTTTTGTTAAAATGCTTTCAGAGAAACAATTGCAAGAAACTGAGGAATTAAAGGCAAAAGCTCAGGTTTCTCATGCACAACCGGATGACCTTATTGACTTTTACCATTTAAAGAGTCGAAAG GGTATGAGTCAGCTGGAATTGGAGGATGAGGTTCAAGATGATTTAAAACGAGCAACTGGAGAGTTTGTCAAGGATCCAGATGATGCAAATAAGCTCAACCGCATTCTTCAACTGACAGGATTTAGTGATCCGGTATATGCCGAAGCATATGTCACTGTCCATCACTATGATATTGTTCTTGATATTACTGTTATCAACCGAACCAGGGAAACCCTTCAGAATTTGTGCTTGGAGTTGGCTACTATGGGTGATCTGAAACTTGTGGAGCGTCCTCAAAATTATACCCTAGCTCCTGAATCTAGCAAGCAAATAAAGGCCAACATCAAGGTGTCTTCAACTGAGACTGGAGTCATATTTGGCAACATTGTATATGAAACTTCAAATGTGCTTGAGAGAACAGTAGTTGTTCTGAATGACATTCACATTGATATCATGGACTATATTTCTCCTGCTGTTTGTACGGATACTGCATTCAGAACCATGTGGGCAGAATTTGAGTGGGAAAATAAG GTTGCTGTAAACACtgtaattaaaaatgaaaaggaaTTCCTCGACCATATTATCAAGTCAACTAACATGAAGTGCCTCACTGCACC ATCTGCGCTAGATGGTGAGTGTGGATTCCTGGCTGCGAACTTGTACGCAAAGAGCGTGTTTGGGGAGGATGCGTTGGTAAACGTGAGCATTGAGAAGCAAGCTGATGGGAAACTGAGTGGGTACATCCGGATAAGGAGCAAGACCCAGGGGATTGCTTTGAGTCTCGGGGACAAGATCACTCTTAAGCAAAAGGGAGGCAGTTGA